A single genomic interval of Pomacea canaliculata isolate SZHN2017 linkage group LG5, ASM307304v1, whole genome shotgun sequence harbors:
- the LOC112563631 gene encoding uncharacterized protein LOC112563631, whose product MYEPVYHGYSARPAGRLPSIHAIGKAKPVDEEEPPDVPCHMYGYEMEMDQSFSSVESVFDPSDAEDACKLLRKAFHLLGPGRHACKRNPDHGGSHFVHCRRGVKLGGYYSQLRRLLEERAGLELLRDCLYRVRSAQLFVEELEALLSAEYRTAYAIRHGCLLDAPVSKLYCLNALCEDLRVHAGHWNSVKQRINTGRWAQPLLGFFCRELAAVRRTLGALCDRAIFLMDRLVHVGFEVLAHCALDALTADVLWNITRGLEDFNTIVVSFRAHVVAEGVYSPQSSLAARHLPSLYLHPALANSGRRLSDGIRAVPFHKVLGILANERSRYAALLTHRFFTASDAFLAALRTATHLPPFEWEDDPVSSVSGVHLHSRFLSSPPPVAAGEAVGGSQASLNLALLHVGSVRVPDLSGLPSPLVEFSQKEQQFADNFLQIVCNSTSLLRKNDATSNNNSHHNHHHGRSKAKARTDFKVPLSPVVSRPPKAQGETPVLSRSDSRRKTVSWGDNADTSIRTQVVATYMDTLWQHFGRNLDLFLDEPAWTNRVGLLRSELGSIFLQRDTVCAMLRHMVEHICVKDIFPSGSISPLLGVVVRLHALSAFAAWDSNMTAASSSQQTDKCIPCHAGENQYSTRSGQLLREAYRPLLTLLLEMCRNMRQVHAESADLMPPYDLDLSLVSSVVARVLVTCQAAYAWLASKLHHFLSSWNVKMYIFFACTDVKILADCSRRATHLLQTLVSNQATSSSSLLDQLVLAHLNETLQQISSVSTQIQGLEESAVKLFAEKFNQRCSSFFQDVLPPAKYWRRKVPPEFPEDASSYVLQVWENVLQPVMEGISKLPVVLQLTVLTAAITALSGAWTSLFLKDKIKFSLYGAQQLGVDFDHLRTSLSNALTLPEARRGLLELSVFRQMNGIVQLLKRQPLRRPSSRFRDCSTEDLSCESGEVNASPSASRSELPANMEEVQESNDVCFVTNMDDWLALRVIGGSRSWRFPSCFGTSAGQR is encoded by the exons ATGTACGAGCCGGTGTATCATGGCTACAGTGCCCGCCCTGCGGGCCGCCTGCCCTCCATCCACGCCATCGGCAAAGCCAAGCCGGTGGACGAAGAGGAGCCGCCAGACGTGCCGTGCCATATGTACGGCTACGAGATGGAGATGGACCAGTCCTTCTCCTCCGTGGAGAGTGTCTTCGACCCCAGCGACGCCGAGGACGCATGCAAGCTGCTGCGCAAGGCGTTCCATCTGTTGGGCCCTGGCCGCCACGCCTGTAAGCGCAATCCGGACCACGGAGGCAGCCACTTCGTACACTGCCGGCGCGGCGTCAAGCTGGGCGGCTACTACAGTCAGCTGCGGCGCTTGCTGGAGGAGCGGGCAGGGCTGGAGCTGCTGCGGGACTGCCTGTACCGCGTGCGCAGCGCACAACTCTTCGTGGAGGAGCTGGAGGCCTTGCTGAGCGCTGAGTACCGCACCGCCTACGCCATCCGCCACGGCTGCCTGCTGGACGCGCCAGTCAGCAAGCTGTACTGCCTCAACGCCCTTTGCGAGGACCTGCGTGTGCACGCCGGCCACTGGAACTCTGTCAAGCAACGCATCAACACCGGCCGCTGGGCGCAGCCCTTGCTCGGCTTCTTCTGTCGCGAGCTGGCTGCGGTCCGGCGTACCCTGGGGGCGCTGTGCGACCGCGCTATCTTCCTGATGGACCGCCTGGTCCACGTGGGCTTCGAGGTGCTCGCGCACTGCGCCCTGGACGCCCTGACTGCCGACGTCCTGTGGAACATCACACGAGGCCTGGAGGATTTCAACACCATCGTAGTCAGCTTCCGTGCGCACGTGGTCGCGGAGGGCGTGTACTCACCGCAGTCGTCACTCGCCGCCCGTCACCTGCCGTCTCTCTACCTCCACCCTGCCTTGGCCAACTCCGGCAGGCGGTTGAGTGACGGTATCCGCGCCGTGCCCTTCCACAAGGTGCTGGGCATCTTGGCCAACGAGCGCTCCCGCTACGCTGCGCTGCTGACGCACCGCTTCTTCACCGCCAGCGATGCTTTTCTGGCCGCCCTCCGCACAGCCACTCACCTGCCGCCTTTCGAGTGGGAGGACGACCCCGTGTCCAGTGTCAGCGGCGTGCACTTACACTCGCGTTTCTTGTCGTCGCCCCCGCCGGTGGCAGCAGGTGAAGCAGTGGGCGGCAGCCAGGCCAGCTTGAACCTTGCCTTACTCCATGTGGGCTCGGTGCGCGTGCCGGACTTGTCGGGATTACCCTCGCCCCTGGTGGAGTTCTCGCAGAAGGAGCAACAGTTCGCGGACAACTTCCTGCAAATCGTGTGCAACTCGACCTCCCTCCTCCGCAAGAATGACGCCACCAGCAACAATAACTCgcatcacaaccaccaccacggCCGGTCTAAGGCCAAGGCTAGGACGGACTTTAAAGTGCCCCTGAGCCCCGTGGTGTCGCGGCCGCCTAAAGCGCAAGGCGAGACGCCCGTGCTGTCCCGCTCGGACTCTCGGCGCAAGACGGTGTCGTGGGGCGACAACGCTGACACGTCAATCCGCACGCAGGTGGTGGCCACCTACATGGACACGCTGTGGCAGCACTTCGGCCGCAACCTGGACCTCTTCCTAGACGAGCCGGCATGGACCAACCGGGTGGGACTATTGCGCTCCGAGCTAGGCTCCATCTTCCTGCAACGGGACACGGTCTGCGCCATGCTGCGCCACATGGTGGAGCACATCTGCGTCAAAG aCATATTTCCTTCTGGATCCATATCGCCGCTTCTTGGGGTTGTGGTGAGACTGCATGCTTTGTCTGCCTTCGCGGCATGGGATTCGA ACATGACTGCTGCCAGCAGCAGTCAGCAGACAGACAAGTGTATTCCATGCCATGCTGGAGAGAACCAGTACAGCACACGATCTGGCCAGCTGCTGCGAGAGGCCTACCGCCCACTCCTGACTTTGCTGCTGGAGATGTGCCGCAACATGAGACAAGTGCACGCAG AGTCAGCAGACCTGATGCCCCCTTATGACCTCGACTTAAGCCTGGTGTCCAGTGTGGTGGCCCGGGTGCTAGTTACCTGCCAGGCTGCTTATGCATGGTTGGCCAGCAAGCTGCATCACTTTCTGTCATCATGGAATGTGAAAATGTACATCTTCTTTGCCTGCACAGATGTGAAA ATTTTGGCTGACTGTAGCCGCAGGGCAACACATCTGCTGCAGACATTGGTCAGCAACCAAGCAACCTCCAGTTCTTCCCTTTTGGACCAGCTTGTCTTAGCCCACTTGAATGAAACCTTGCAGCAGATCAGTTCTGTCAGCACACAGATACAG GGACTGGAAGAGTCAGCAGTGAAGCTTTTTGCCGAGAAGTTTAACCAGCGTTGTAGCTCATTTTTCCAAGATGTCCTGCCTCCTGCCAAGTACTGGCGTCGCAAAGTACCTCCAG AGTTTCCTGAGGATGCCAGCAGCTATGTGCTCCAGGTATGGGAGAATGTGCTACAGCCAGTGATGGAAGGCATCAGCAAGCTACCTGTTGTCTTACAGCTTACTGTACTGACAGCTGCCATAACTGCACTGTCTGGAGCATGGACTTCCTTATTTCTGAAGGACAAGATAAAGTTTAG ctTATATGGTGCACAGCAGTTAGGAGTAGACTTTGACCACCTACGAACAAGTCTCAGCAATGCATTAACCTTACCAGAAGCAAGAAGAGGATTGCTGGAGCTCTCTGTTTTCAGGCAAATGAATGGAATTGTGCAGCTTCTAAAAAGACAGCCACTACGCAGACCCAGCAGCAGGTTTCGAGACTGCTCAACTGAAGATCTCT CTTGTGaatcaggggaggtaaatgcCAGTCCAAGTGCCAGTCGCTCAGAGTTACCTGCTAATATGGAAGAGGTTCAAGAGTCAAATGATGTTTGTTTCGTCACTAACATGGATGACTGGCTAGCCCTACGCGTGATTGGTGGATCACGTTCTTGGCGGTTCCCTTCCTGTTTTGGGACCAGTGCAGGACAACGATGA